A DNA window from Callospermophilus lateralis isolate mCalLat2 chromosome X, mCalLat2.hap1, whole genome shotgun sequence contains the following coding sequences:
- the LOC143639358 gene encoding melanoma-associated antigen B3-like has translation MPRRQKSKRCTREEHHQVQGEIQDLQMNAQASETKEKIAPPSSSHLGVITRKNSASRSQSAPKVPEEPSSSTIPVSISPSRSPEGANCKIKKKQQSSQSPPSSMQPHKDSLTKTTSILVQFMMHMYKMKRPILKVDMLKIINKKHKNRFLEILKRASFSIEVVFGVDLKEVDSTKNAYVLVSKMNLPNNGIVSRGRGFPKTGLLMNLLGVIFMKGNCATEENIWEFLNKMRLYAGKRHFIFGEPKKLITQDLVKLQYLEYRQVPDSDPARYEFLWGPRAHAETSKMKVLEFWAKINHIEPSAFQSWYDEALRDEEERARAILTLSDSTTTASDCSRAM, from the coding sequence ATGCCTCGAAGACAAAAGAGTAAGCGCTGTACTCGGGAGGAACACCACCAGGTCCAAGGTGAGATCCAGGATCTCCAGATGAATGCTCAGGCCAGTGAAACCAAGGAGAAAATAGCTCCTCCTTCATCTTCTCATTTAGGAGTTATCACCCGCAAAAATTCTGCTTCTAGGTCACAAAGTGCTCCCAAGGTGCCTGAGGAGCCCTCTTCCAGCACTATACCTGTAAGCATTTCTCCCTCAAGATCACCTGAAGGAGCCAactgcaaaattaaaaaaaagcaacAGTCTTCCCAGTCCCCACCTTCCAGCATGCAGCCTCACAAAGATTCTCTAACCAAAACAACCAGCATTTTGGTGCAGTTCATGATGCACATGTACAAAATGAAAAGGCCCATTTTGAAAGTGGATATGCTGAAGATTATTAATAAAAAGCATAAGAATCGCTTCCTTGAGATCCTCAAAAGAGCTTCTTTCAGCATAGAGGTGGTATTTGGTGTTGACTTAAAGGAAGTTGATTCTACGAAGAATGCCTATGTTCTTGTCAGCAAAATGAATCTCCCCAACAATGGGATAGTGAGCCGTGGAAGGGGATTTCCCAAGACTGGTCTTCTAATGAATCTCCTGGGTGTGATCTTCATGAAGGGAAACTGTGCCACTGAGGAGAATATCTGGGAATTTCTGAATAAGATGAGATTATATGCTGGGAAGAGACACTTCATTTTTGGGGAGCCCAAGAAACTCATCACCCAAGATTTAGTGAAGCTTCAATACCTGGAGTACCGGCAGGTACCTGATAGTGATCCTGCTCGCTATGAATTTCTATGGGGCCCAAGAGCCCATGCTGAAACAAGTAAGATGAAAGTTCTAGAGTTTTGGGCCAAGATCAATCATATAGAGCCCAGTGCCTTCCAGTCCTGGTATGATGAAGCTTTGAGAGATGAGGAAGAGAGAGCTCGAGCCATACTTACACTCAGTGATAGCACCACCACAGCCAGTGATTGTTCCAGGGCCATGTAA